A window of Pseudomonas putida genomic DNA:
AGGTCATGGCTGACGGCGGCAAGAAACTTGGTTTTCGACAGGTTGGCCTGCTCGGCCTCGCGCTTGGCCTCGCGCAGGCGCGATTCCACCCGGCTGCGCTCCTCGATTTCGCGCAGCAACTGCTCGTTGAGGCTGGTCAGCTCGGCGGTGCGCTCGCGTACCCGCTGCTCCAGGTGCTGATAGGCCTGGTGCAACGCCTGTGCGGTATTACGCCGTTCGGTGATGTCGCGGATCAACACGAAGATGCCCACCACTTCACCGTTGGCCAGGCGGTTCGGCACGTAGGAGCGCAGCATGTAACGTTCCTGGCCCTTGATATTGGTTTCGGCGAACTCGAAGGTTACGCTCTCCCCTGCCAGCGCCCGCGCCACGTAGGCCTCCAGGCGCTGGTAATGCTGCTCGCTGTGGGCCTCGCGCAGGCTCTGGCCCAGCATCACGCCGCGGGGCCAGCAGTACCATTCTTCATAGACCTTGTTGGTAAATTCGTAGACCAGGTCGGCATTCAGGTAGGCGATCAGCGCCGGCACATGGTCGGTGATCAGGCGAATCTGGTGCTGGTGGGCGGTCTCGGCCCGCTGCCGCGCCTCGCTGAGCAGGTGGTTGACGGCCTTGAGCTCGGCCATGGCCTGGTTCAGCGCTTCGGTACGCTCGCGCACCTGCTCGGCCAGCACCACCGAATGCTGGAACGCGGCATAAGGGTCGTTGCCCCGCGTCACGCCAGACTCGATACGCTCGATCAGCGCGCCGTTGATACGCTGCAGCTTGTGGTTATGGTGCTGCAGCCGGGCGACCTCGGCCTGCAGTTCAGCGACCGACAGGAGGCCGGTTGCGGGCAATGGCGACCCCGGTAAAGGTCTGGTTGATGTGCATGCCATTGAACTGTTCTCCGTAGGTGTTGAAACCGATCACCCGCTGCTCGCGCAGAAACGCGCCGATCGGCTCCAGGCCGTGCCGGGCTTCCAGCTCCAGCCGCCGCAGGAAGCAATCGCAGCCGATGGTCAGCAGCAGCGGGCCGAGGCGCTGCTGCAAGCCGTCGAACAACTGGTGCAGGTTGGGCAACAGCGGGCCTGGAGTCATGGCGGTAAGCACGATGCCGTTTTCCACCGCGCAGTAGAAACTCAGGCTCAGGTCCGGGTGCACTTGCTGGATCGCCCGCACGTAATACTGGTCATGGATGCGCACAGCCAGTGGATGGGCGGCGAAGACCCGATGATCGAGCTCGGCCACCGGCACGCCGATGTGCCTGGCGTATTCCTCGGCAGCAGGCTCGGCATTCAGCTCGATGACCCGGCGCTGGGCACTGTCGGCGCTGGTGACCACCAGCTTTTCCTGGCGCGGCAGGATGTGGTGGGTGGTGAACACTTCGAAGTCGAGCCAGGTATTGACCAGCACCACCACCGCCGCGCCGTGGCGGAACGCGCCGCCGTAATACACGTGGGTGCGGGTCAGGTAGTTGTCATCGCCGGCCGAACCGCCGAAATGCGGGATGTCGCCCAGGGCGGCACTGAGGGCGGCGAGCACCATCTCCTCGCGGCTGGACAAGCCATCGAGCAGGGTCAGGGCAAAGCTGTGGCCCTTGATCGGCGCCAGGGTATTGCTGCGGCAGGTGCCGACCAGGCGCTCGACCATCTGCTGGGCGTCGATCAGGCTGAAGCGCTCCATTTCATCGATCAGCTCGGTGGCGATGGAAAAGTGCCGATGATCGAACCCGACTGCCGTTATGCAATTACGGCCATAGCCCTGCGGGGTGATTTCGCCGGCGCTGGTGCAGCCGACCAGGCGGATACCACCAAAACCCTGCTCCAGGGCCTCGCCCAGGGCCTGCAGGTCGTATTCGGCAGAGCAGAAGAACAGCACGAAGCCCAGGTGCGGGTGCAGCAACTGCGCCGCCAGCTCCTGGGCTGCCTGCCGGGCGTCGGTGGCCTGGGACATGGCGCTGACCACCCCGTCGTTGTGAGCCTGTTGCATCGTGGTCTCCGGCGCGGGTGGCTGAGTGATGAGTGTACGAAGGCGATCATCGAGGACGAATGCTACTTGGGTAGCGGGTGGGCGGTTCGATGGGTGTAAAAACCACCATCCGGGGCCGCCTTGCGGCCCATCGCCGGCAAGCCAGCTCCCACCTCGACCGCATCGACTTCAAGCCATGTGCAGTACCTGTGGGAGCCGGCTTGCCGGCGATGGGCTGCGCAGCAGCCCCCGACCACGGTGCGATGCGCACACCGTGGCTGGAGGCAAGGTCACTACCAGGTCAACACCGCCCCCACCGCAAAGGTATCGGTGTCTTCGTTCTGGTCACTGGTTTCATGCCCATCGATGGAGAACTGGTTGTACTCGGCAACCAGCTTGAGGTTGTCGTTGACGTCATGGAACAGCGCCACGCCGCGGGTTTCGTAATCCGCACCACTGCCCACCGCGCCGTTGCCATCGTCCTTGGTCTTGCCATAGGACAGCGCCACGCGGTTCTTGCCGACCTTGTAGGAGCCCTGCAGCAGGTAGCCATCGCTGTCGACGTTGCGCAAGGTCGGTTCGCCAGCGTTATTGGTGAAGAACGGGTTGATGCCCTTGGCCTGGAACCCCGAACCGGTCAGCGACAACCCACCCATCTTCGCCTGCACACCGTAGCCGACACCTTTGGAGGTGACCGACTGCACCGCCGGGTCGGTGTTGTCGGAGGTCTGGTAGCTGCCGTTGAGCCAGCTGTAGATCTGCGCCCCACCCAGGTCGAACTGGTAGGTGATCTCGCTCTCGGTACGCGGGTTCTCCTGGTAGGCCTTGCCGGTCGGGCTGCTGTCGTTGGTGTCTACCGGGTCCATGATGCCCACCGCTACCCGCAGGCCGTCCATCACTGGGGTGCGGTAGGTGATCTGCGAGGTGGGGAACGGGTACGGGTAGCCACTACCGATGTTGCCGAACGACACCCCG
This region includes:
- the nosP gene encoding nitric oxide-sensing protein NosP, with product MQQAHNDGVVSAMSQATDARQAAQELAAQLLHPHLGFVLFFCSAEYDLQALGEALEQGFGGIRLVGCTSAGEITPQGYGRNCITAVGFDHRHFSIATELIDEMERFSLIDAQQMVERLVGTCRSNTLAPIKGHSFALTLLDGLSSREEMVLAALSAALGDIPHFGGSAGDDNYLTRTHVYYGGAFRHGAAVVVLVNTWLDFEVFTTHHILPRQEKLVVTSADSAQRRVIELNAEPAAEEYARHIGVPVAELDHRVFAAHPLAVRIHDQYYVRAIQQVHPDLSLSFYCAVENGIVLTAMTPGPLLPNLHQLFDGLQQRLGPLLLTIGCDCFLRRLELEARHGLEPIGAFLREQRVIGFNTYGEQFNGMHINQTFTGVAIARNRPPVGR
- a CDS encoding porin, giving the protein MYNNKNLSSRLLTAVTVSLSTLCLSSLAQAEIMLYDKDQTTFSTDGYINAFYVNSDVDREGEQFDRRQSRVKMGFLPNYLGFNMGKQVDDLKLGARASFWVTINDSETNGTDTAIDVRQFYGTVANPEWGEVLIGKDFGLFARSNILLDELLAGYGQVSDTLGLVDGGGVSFGNIGSGYPYPFPTSQITYRTPVMDGLRVAVGIMDPVDTNDSSPTGKAYQENPRTESEITYQFDLGGAQIYSWLNGSYQTSDNTDPAVQSVTSKGVGYGVQAKMGGLSLTGSGFQAKGINPFFTNNAGEPTLRNVDSDGYLLQGSYKVGKNRVALSYGKTKDDGNGAVGSGADYETRGVALFHDVNDNLKLVAEYNQFSIDGHETSDQNEDTDTFAVGAVLTW